Proteins encoded in a region of the Paenibacillus pedocola genome:
- a CDS encoding EAL domain-containing protein: MAVNLSSQQFLQYSLLEDIREILRETGLAPEYLELEITEGMMMDATRSSGILNDLAKSGIRISLDDFGTGYSSLGYLKLYPIHKVKIDRSFISGITDSSNDRAIVATILTMAQHMHMQVIAEGIETKEQLEIVVDSGCQDIQGYYYSRPLAADDLKQKYIVSVEASK, encoded by the coding sequence GTGGCGGTCAATCTCTCCTCCCAGCAGTTCCTGCAATACAGTTTACTTGAGGATATCCGGGAGATTCTCCGGGAGACCGGACTTGCTCCTGAATACCTTGAGCTGGAGATTACCGAAGGGATGATGATGGATGCAACGCGGTCCAGCGGGATTCTGAATGATCTGGCCAAGAGCGGAATCCGGATCAGTCTGGACGATTTCGGGACGGGTTACAGCTCACTCGGTTATTTGAAGCTGTATCCTATTCATAAAGTGAAGATCGACCGGTCGTTCATCAGCGGTATCACAGACAGCAGCAATGACCGGGCGATTGTAGCCACCATCCTGACGATGGCACAGCATATGCACATGCAGGTGATCGCTGAAGGCATCGAGACCAAGGAGCAGCTGGAAATTGTGGTGGACAGCGGGTGCCAGGATATTCAAGGCTACTATTACAGCCGCCCGCTGGCTGCTGATGATTTGAAGCAGAAGTACATAGTTTCGGTAGAAGCATCCAAGTAG
- a CDS encoding DUF4179 domain-containing protein, translating to MKKLENMLERQLNEEHAVNYPDFDNMWGRVEQATHAASLRIATTEAASPRRSRNWRRITVAASLSVLLAAAPVYAAIQYDWGNLLSSRSGVKAALAQNLGQQLGQSVTKDGVTLTLHTAIVDENRTVILYSLDVGDRPDNESWNVDGLSLKDTAGKKSDGNHNYQQWDAQNQRYNGYFETDWTPQQDTAKITLTADAVRAFSTLEQELPLDSGSSAVQSFSIRKDGINTLEVQPFSQNQDKLLLSSAVTFDEQETKEWAKPRIVAYAGGKQIEELSGGTFGKPGDNGEYTMQQYLEAKQISPGQPTFKLQYTKLERNLAGPWTFDLELSKKQMESGTIKTALNVPLETGDTLNSIEKMVVTPTQIRLSVRTKADFYQLPYKKYYLEVNGKTLEGLFWGSSKEDPSLITLSFERPSDLVVDEQTPITFVGKYKVTTHSDDRTPVLLTNISQQKQTVTKQIGGYPVVWTYYMQGDDLFVETESVDPHFGGINQTHIGLGKDRIIGKQVTANFDGDGNNKAIDVYKNFQGNEASIYTFYYSTDEPDKETRVQLQP from the coding sequence ATGAAGAAGCTGGAAAATATGCTGGAGCGTCAATTAAATGAAGAACACGCCGTTAACTATCCCGATTTTGACAACATGTGGGGCCGGGTAGAGCAGGCGACGCATGCTGCATCCTTAAGGATTGCCACTACGGAAGCTGCTAGTCCGCGCCGGTCGAGAAACTGGCGCAGAATTACGGTTGCAGCCTCCCTTAGTGTACTGCTTGCTGCCGCCCCGGTATATGCGGCTATTCAATATGACTGGGGAAATCTGCTCAGCAGCAGAAGCGGTGTTAAGGCCGCTTTGGCTCAAAATCTCGGTCAGCAGCTGGGACAATCTGTGACTAAGGATGGAGTAACACTGACGCTCCATACCGCTATTGTGGATGAGAACCGGACGGTGATTTTGTACAGTCTGGATGTTGGGGACCGCCCGGATAACGAATCTTGGAATGTGGATGGCCTGTCGTTGAAGGATACAGCCGGGAAGAAAAGTGACGGAAATCATAACTATCAGCAGTGGGATGCGCAGAATCAGCGCTACAATGGATACTTCGAAACGGACTGGACACCGCAGCAGGATACTGCAAAGATCACTTTAACTGCAGATGCTGTAAGAGCCTTCAGCACGCTGGAGCAGGAGCTGCCACTTGACAGTGGATCGTCGGCCGTGCAGAGCTTCTCCATCAGAAAGGACGGCATAAATACTCTAGAAGTGCAGCCTTTTTCACAAAACCAGGATAAGCTATTGCTCAGTTCGGCAGTTACGTTCGACGAGCAGGAAACGAAAGAATGGGCCAAGCCGCGGATTGTGGCGTATGCAGGAGGCAAACAAATCGAGGAACTATCCGGGGGAACCTTTGGTAAACCGGGCGATAACGGGGAATATACCATGCAGCAATATTTAGAGGCGAAGCAAATTTCCCCAGGACAACCAACCTTTAAGCTGCAATATACCAAACTTGAACGAAATCTTGCGGGGCCTTGGACCTTTGATCTGGAATTGAGTAAAAAACAGATGGAGAGCGGAACGATTAAGACGGCCCTGAATGTACCTCTGGAAACGGGTGACACCTTAAACAGCATTGAGAAGATGGTTGTCACACCGACGCAAATCAGATTGTCTGTAAGAACGAAGGCTGATTTCTACCAATTGCCTTATAAGAAATATTATCTGGAGGTAAATGGGAAGACGCTTGAAGGCTTGTTCTGGGGATCTTCAAAGGAAGATCCAAGCCTGATTACCCTGAGCTTCGAGCGTCCTTCAGATCTCGTGGTGGATGAGCAGACTCCTATTACTTTTGTGGGCAAATATAAGGTAACGACTCATAGCGACGACAGAACACCAGTACTTTTGACGAATATCTCCCAGCAAAAGCAGACAGTGACTAAGCAAATCGGAGGTTATCCTGTAGTGTGGACTTATTATATGCAGGGTGACGATTTGTTTGTGGAAACTGAGAGTGTAGATCCTCATTTCGGAGGCATCAATCAGACTCATATCGGGCTGGGTAAAGACCGTATAATCGGGAAGCAGGTTACAGCCAATTTTGACGGAGATGGAAATAACAAAGCTATCGATGTCTACAAGAATTTCCAGGGCAATGAAGCTTCAATTTACACGTTTTATTATTCGACGGATGAGCCGGATAAAGAGACAAGAGTGCAGCTTCAGCCTTAA
- a CDS encoding methyl-accepting chemotaxis protein, translated as MENGSAQTVTDALVVKALEKNLALIRFDLDRRVAYVNEVFAGSMKYKPEEMYGMNHRELCFPEFAESPDYEAFWDNLLTGTSFQDKIERMDSEGNMVWLEATYMPIFDEANQLVIGVTKVATNITHRQINMNNVVEKMQQMADSLNQRAEKGIERSRELLQSIDKIAGVSDENSVTLMNLQNKAGDIQGVVQTIRDIASQTHLLALNAAIEAAHAGEFGRGFDVVAKEVRKLSGLVQHSIAEVRDSVNAITEEISRMSNGLDQVQCNVEEGQRQIDTALKEFTGIAVSAQELDTQAREVLNII; from the coding sequence ATGGAGAACGGTTCAGCCCAAACAGTCACAGATGCGCTGGTTGTCAAAGCTTTAGAGAAAAATCTTGCCCTGATCCGCTTTGATCTGGACCGCAGGGTGGCATATGTTAATGAAGTGTTCGCGGGATCAATGAAATACAAGCCAGAGGAAATGTATGGAATGAATCACCGGGAGCTGTGCTTCCCAGAATTTGCGGAAAGTCCGGATTATGAAGCTTTCTGGGACAATCTGCTTACCGGGACAAGCTTTCAGGACAAAATTGAACGTATGGATTCAGAGGGGAACATGGTCTGGCTCGAAGCGACTTATATGCCGATTTTCGATGAAGCGAATCAGCTGGTTATCGGTGTAACCAAGGTTGCAACGAATATTACACATAGGCAAATCAACATGAATAATGTGGTGGAAAAGATGCAGCAGATGGCGGACAGTCTGAACCAGCGTGCAGAAAAAGGCATTGAACGGAGCCGTGAGCTGCTGCAGAGCATCGACAAAATCGCCGGTGTATCAGACGAAAACTCAGTTACGCTGATGAATCTGCAGAATAAAGCCGGAGATATTCAGGGGGTGGTACAGACCATCCGTGATATTGCATCACAGACGCATCTGCTGGCACTTAACGCAGCGATCGAAGCGGCGCATGCCGGAGAGTTCGGGCGCGGTTTTGATGTGGTGGCTAAAGAGGTCAGGAAGCTGTCGGGTCTAGTACAGCATTCCATTGCCGAGGTTCGGGACAGTGTCAATGCAATCACAGAAGAAATCAGCAGAATGTCAAACGGCCTGGATCAAGTGCAGTGCAATGTAGAAGAAGGACAGCGGCAGATAGACACTGCTCTGAAGGAGTTCACCGGAATTGCGGTTTCCGCGCAGGAGCTGGATACCCAGGCACGGGAAGTACTTAATATTATCTAA
- a CDS encoding YfhD family protein produces MDRENSKIFSKTDKQKMLYEAKLEDVEFSAAEADQDDLEALDRSREADKRQLHEILKKE; encoded by the coding sequence ATGGATAGAGAAAACTCAAAAATATTCTCCAAAACAGACAAACAAAAAATGCTCTACGAAGCCAAATTAGAGGATGTGGAGTTTTCGGCGGCGGAGGCTGATCAGGATGATCTTGAAGCGCTTGATCGTTCGCGTGAGGCCGATAAACGTCAGCTCCATGAAATTTTGAAGAAGGAATAG
- a CDS encoding RNA polymerase sigma factor: protein MQSNRELFEAYNKAVYRTCYYMVHDAADAEDLCQEVFITVFRSQWQDVEYVRAWIMKITVNACLNHLKRSRSLQHKVAQNLHLWNRNSETPVERLIEQKETELEWAGYLSRLPAKIRAVLTLRYMHDFSLAEISEALSIPLGTAKSRQHKGLKMMRRILLEAGIQDKEWKGEYYEEAGKYAGASIK, encoded by the coding sequence TTGCAGAGCAACCGGGAATTGTTTGAAGCCTACAACAAAGCTGTATACCGGACCTGTTATTACATGGTGCATGATGCGGCTGATGCCGAGGATCTGTGCCAGGAGGTGTTTATCACCGTGTTTCGTAGCCAGTGGCAGGATGTCGAGTATGTCCGGGCATGGATTATGAAAATTACGGTTAACGCCTGCCTGAATCATCTGAAACGCTCGCGCAGCCTGCAGCATAAGGTCGCACAGAATCTGCATCTTTGGAACAGGAACAGCGAAACACCGGTAGAGCGGCTGATTGAACAAAAGGAGACGGAGCTGGAATGGGCAGGGTACTTGTCCAGGCTGCCTGCGAAAATCCGTGCGGTGCTGACACTAAGATACATGCATGATTTCAGTTTGGCTGAAATCTCGGAAGCACTGTCCATACCGTTAGGTACAGCGAAGTCAAGACAGCACAAGGGCCTAAAAATGATGAGGCGGATTCTGCTGGAAGCCGGAATACAAGATAAGGAATGGAAGGGTGAGTATTATGAAGAAGCTGGAAAATATGCTGGAGCGTCAATTAAATGA
- the prmA gene encoding 50S ribosomal protein L11 methyltransferase yields the protein MLWHELTVHTTEEAQEMISNLLYEAGAGGVSIEESGTLSKIRDTRYGELYDEPLNDIPIGEAVIKGYYAETVSMDDVISEVAPRVEELREFGIDPGKALISWKTVDEDEWAHAWKAYFKPLRVSERLTIKPTWEEYTPAGPDEKIIEIDPGMAFGTGTHPTTALCLRALEKRISGGEEVIDVGTGSGILAVGAVLLGAKSVLALDLDPVAVESARENVVLNRLQESVTVKESDLLSLLGGEGAADTAAADMWPAARPGYTNTQETEAPADSGLGVTLPVKLIVANILAEILVLFTDDVFRALQPGGIYITSGIYKDKEGLVTQALEASGFEIMEITREEDWVAITAGKR from the coding sequence ATGTTATGGCATGAACTGACGGTACATACAACAGAAGAGGCACAGGAGATGATATCCAATCTGCTGTATGAAGCCGGAGCAGGCGGTGTTTCCATTGAAGAATCAGGAACACTGAGTAAAATAAGAGACACCCGGTACGGCGAATTGTACGACGAGCCGCTGAATGATATTCCGATCGGTGAAGCTGTGATTAAAGGTTACTATGCCGAGACGGTTTCGATGGACGATGTGATCTCGGAAGTCGCTCCGCGTGTGGAAGAGCTGCGGGAGTTCGGGATTGATCCCGGCAAAGCGCTGATCTCATGGAAGACCGTAGACGAGGACGAATGGGCCCATGCCTGGAAGGCGTATTTCAAGCCGCTGCGTGTATCGGAGCGTCTGACCATTAAACCGACCTGGGAAGAATATACACCAGCCGGCCCGGATGAGAAAATTATTGAAATCGATCCCGGCATGGCCTTCGGAACAGGTACGCATCCTACGACCGCACTGTGCCTGCGTGCACTTGAGAAGAGAATCAGCGGCGGTGAGGAAGTAATCGACGTAGGCACCGGATCCGGTATTCTGGCTGTGGGTGCGGTTCTGCTTGGGGCAAAGTCTGTGCTTGCGCTGGATCTTGATCCGGTCGCGGTAGAAAGTGCCCGGGAGAATGTGGTCCTGAACAGACTGCAGGAATCGGTTACTGTAAAAGAAAGCGACCTGCTGTCGCTGCTTGGCGGCGAAGGCGCAGCGGATACTGCAGCGGCAGATATGTGGCCTGCGGCAAGACCCGGTTATACGAACACGCAGGAAACTGAAGCTCCGGCAGATTCTGGCCTTGGAGTGACACTTCCCGTGAAGCTAATAGTGGCTAACATTCTGGCGGAGATTCTTGTGCTGTTCACAGATGATGTATTCCGTGCACTGCAGCCGGGCGGGATTTATATTACCTCCGGCATCTATAAGGATAAGGAAGGTCTTGTGACACAGGCACTTGAGGCTTCCGGTTTTGAAATTATGGAAATTACCCGTGAAGAAGACTGGGTGGCAATTACAGCCGGAAAGAGGTAG
- a CDS encoding MHYT domain-containing protein, whose translation MEHIHGSHDKLFVFFSYLIAVAASYTVLELAGIVGMSKGKRRGVWLGFGAVMMGMGIWSTHFVGMLALKLTVPVAYNLMAVLLSVTVAMIASFVALLVISLFKRGMLPLFGSGILLASGIFGMHYIGMSAMQIGVTYKAGYVFLSFVIALAVSVAALGLSSNLMVNGEAGGPRKKFISGLVMGTAIVGMHYTGMLAATFEPASHSWLHTGVVLDQKWLAYVITGGTLLTLGLSILGIYISRRFSSKDTELLVNEKWYKSLYENNQDAIISVDLKLRIIGSNPAATRITGISELELKEQPLISVLSVVAEKDQEPVRELFVKSLAGEQASLETSITHQNGRTVDIGMSVAPVVVDGQVAGIYVIARDVTEEKRAKEQNQYLAFHDELTGLPNRRMFNQLLAQTIEVHSSGGQSLLPAVPAIQFT comes from the coding sequence ATGGAGCATATACATGGCAGTCATGATAAGCTGTTCGTGTTTTTTTCATATTTGATTGCGGTTGCAGCCTCCTATACCGTTCTGGAGTTAGCAGGCATTGTGGGCATGTCTAAGGGCAAACGCCGCGGAGTATGGCTCGGGTTCGGTGCGGTGATGATGGGGATGGGCATTTGGTCGACCCATTTTGTCGGGATGTTGGCCTTGAAACTCACTGTCCCGGTGGCTTACAACCTTATGGCTGTCTTGCTGTCCGTTACGGTTGCGATGATTGCATCATTCGTGGCTCTGTTGGTTATCAGCTTGTTCAAACGGGGAATGCTTCCGCTCTTTGGGAGCGGCATCCTGCTGGCCAGCGGCATTTTCGGGATGCATTATATTGGAATGTCGGCGATGCAGATAGGTGTTACTTATAAAGCTGGTTATGTGTTCCTGTCTTTTGTGATTGCACTGGCTGTATCCGTTGCCGCTCTGGGCCTGTCATCTAATCTGATGGTGAACGGGGAAGCCGGAGGGCCCAGGAAAAAGTTCATAAGCGGTCTGGTTATGGGTACCGCCATTGTGGGAATGCACTATACCGGGATGCTGGCGGCAACCTTTGAGCCTGCCAGTCATTCCTGGCTGCATACCGGTGTGGTGCTGGATCAAAAGTGGCTCGCCTATGTGATTACAGGCGGAACGCTGCTCACTCTGGGATTGTCGATCCTCGGTATCTATATCTCCCGGCGGTTCTCCAGTAAAGATACTGAGCTGCTGGTAAATGAAAAATGGTATAAATCACTCTACGAAAATAATCAGGACGCTATCATCTCTGTAGACCTGAAGCTGCGGATCATCGGTTCTAATCCTGCAGCAACAAGAATCACCGGGATCAGCGAACTGGAATTGAAGGAACAGCCTCTGATTTCGGTTCTATCGGTTGTTGCGGAAAAAGATCAGGAGCCGGTCCGGGAACTGTTCGTCAAATCCCTGGCCGGAGAACAGGCTAGCCTCGAGACTAGCATTACCCATCAGAACGGGCGGACGGTTGATATCGGAATGAGTGTTGCTCCGGTCGTAGTCGACGGGCAGGTGGCAGGGATCTATGTCATTGCCCGGGATGTGACAGAAGAGAAACGGGCTAAGGAGCAGAATCAGTATCTTGCATTCCATGATGAGCTGACGGGATTGCCGAACAGACGGATGTTTAATCAGCTGCTGGCACAGACCATTGAGGTGCATTCCAGTGGCGGTCAATCTCTCCTCCCAGCAGTTCCTGCAATACAGTTTACTTGA
- a CDS encoding DNA-3-methyladenine glycosylase I: MELTRCAWVNEDPLYIAYHDEEWGKPLHHDRKLFELLMLEGMQAGLSWYTVLKKREHFRKVFDGFDPQKIVQYDEAKIESLMQDTGIIRNRLKINAILRNAEVYLQICRDEGSFAEYLWSFTGGKPVINQWKTRSEVPATTAQSDEMSKALKKKGMKFVGSTICYAFMQASGMVNDHTADCFCRR; this comes from the coding sequence ATGGAACTGACACGCTGTGCCTGGGTTAACGAAGACCCGCTCTATATTGCCTACCACGATGAAGAATGGGGCAAGCCGCTGCACCATGACCGGAAGCTGTTCGAGCTGCTGATGCTGGAGGGCATGCAGGCCGGACTGAGCTGGTATACCGTGCTGAAAAAGCGGGAGCATTTCCGGAAAGTCTTCGACGGATTCGATCCGCAGAAGATTGTCCAGTATGATGAAGCGAAAATTGAATCATTGATGCAGGATACGGGGATTATCCGTAACCGTCTGAAGATCAATGCCATTCTGCGGAATGCGGAGGTCTACCTGCAGATTTGCCGGGATGAGGGCAGCTTTGCCGAGTACCTGTGGAGCTTTACCGGAGGAAAGCCGGTGATTAACCAGTGGAAGACACGTTCCGAGGTTCCGGCTACCACCGCCCAGTCTGATGAGATGAGCAAGGCGCTGAAGAAGAAGGGCATGAAGTTTGTCGGCTCTACGATTTGTTATGCATTTATGCAGGCCTCGGGCATGGTGAATGACCATACGGCTGACTGCTTTTGCCGCCGGTGA
- a CDS encoding site-2 protease family protein, producing MDSLDRILVYPLQQLPFFLITIVIAFTVHEFAHAYFANKFGDPTARLLGRMTLNPAVHFDLFGIILLLIAGFGWARPVPVNRDNFSRPRLMGVIVSAAGPISNLLLGILGALIYAALQATGVMDSITNDQLLRAIYWFFGMFIPFNFFLFVFNLIPLPPLDGYRIVEDIAPGPIRGKLQQYEQWTVFIFLLIIFIPGLSAYTIRPLNIWSQQIATDFINMFLKLFGYGTL from the coding sequence ATGGATTCATTGGATCGAATTTTAGTATATCCCCTGCAGCAGCTTCCGTTTTTTCTGATTACGATTGTGATCGCATTTACTGTGCATGAGTTCGCTCACGCATACTTTGCCAACAAATTCGGTGATCCGACGGCAAGACTGCTGGGCCGCATGACACTGAATCCTGCCGTTCATTTTGATCTGTTCGGTATAATATTGCTGCTCATTGCCGGATTCGGCTGGGCCCGTCCGGTTCCGGTGAACCGCGACAATTTCAGCCGTCCGCGGCTGATGGGAGTAATTGTATCCGCAGCCGGACCAATCAGCAATCTGCTGCTTGGTATTCTCGGTGCGCTGATCTACGCTGCACTCCAGGCAACAGGCGTTATGGATTCCATTACAAATGATCAATTGTTAAGAGCGATATACTGGTTCTTCGGAATGTTTATTCCGTTCAATTTCTTCCTGTTTGTGTTCAACCTGATTCCGCTGCCGCCGCTGGACGGCTACCGGATTGTGGAAGACATCGCACCGGGTCCGATTCGCGGCAAATTACAGCAGTATGAACAGTGGACCGTCTTTATCTTCTTGTTGATCATCTTCATTCCCGGACTGAGCGCTTATACCATCCGGCCGCTGAACATATGGTCACAGCAAATTGCCACTGACTTTATCAATATGTTCCTCAAGCTGTTCGGATATGGGACCCTGTAA